One window of Prionailurus bengalensis isolate Pbe53 chromosome B1, Fcat_Pben_1.1_paternal_pri, whole genome shotgun sequence genomic DNA carries:
- the PPM1K gene encoding protein phosphatase 1K, mitochondrial, whose protein sequence is MSTAALITLVRSGGNHVRRRVLLSSRLLQDDRRVTPTCHSSTSEPRCSRFDPDGSGRPATWDNFGIWDNRIDEPILLPPSIKYGKPIPKISLENVGCASHIGRRKENEDRFDSAQLTDEVLYFAVYDGHGGPAAADFCHTHMEKCIMDLLPKEKNLETVLTLAFLEIDKAFARHAHLSADATLLTSGTTATVALLRDGIELVVASVGDSRAILCRKGKSMKLTIDHTPERKDEKERIKKCGGFVAWNSLGQPHVNGRLAMTRSLGDLDLKTSGVIAEPETKRVKLHHADDSFLVLTTDGINFMVNSQEICDFVNQCHDPNEAAHAVIEQAIQFGTEDNSTAVVVPFGAWGKYKSSKINFSFSRSFASSGRWA, encoded by the exons ATGTCAACAGCTGCCTTAATTACTTTGGTCAGAAGTGGCGGGAACCACGTGAGGAGGAGAGTGCTGCTGAGCTCCCGCCTTCTGCAGGACGACCGGCGGGTGACGCCCACGTGCCACAGCTCCACTTCAGAGCCTAGGTGTTCGCGGTTTGACCCAGATGGCAGTGGGCGTCCAGCCACCTGGGACAATTTTGGGATCTGGGATAACCGCATTGATGAGCCGATTCTGCTGCCGCCCAGCATTAAGTATGGCAAGCCGATTCCCAAAATCAGCTTGGAAAATGTAGGCTGCGCCTCGCATATTGGCAGGCGGAAAGAGAACGAAGACCGGTTTGACAGCGCTCAGCTGACCGATGAGGTCCTGTACTTTGCCGTGTATGATGGACACGGAGGACCTGCCGCCGCTGATTTCTGTCACACCCACATGGAGAAATGCATCAT GGATTTGCTTCCTAAGGAGAAGAACTTGGAAACTGTATTGACCTTGGCTTTTCTAGAAATAGATAAAGCCTTTGCAAGGCATGCCCACCTGTCTGCTGATG CAACCCTTCTGACTTCTGGGACTACTGCAACGGTAGCCCTGTTGAGAGACGGTATTGAGCTGGTTGTAGCCAGTGTTGGGGACAGCAGGGCTATTTTGTGTAGAAAAGGAAAATCCATGAAGCTGACCATTGACCATActccagaaagaaaagatgaaaaagaaag GATCAAGAAATGTGGTGGCTTTGTGGCTTGGAATAGTTTGGGACAGCCTCATGTGAATGGCAGACTTGCAATGACAAGGAGTCTTGGAGATTTGGATCTTAAAACCAGCGGTGTGATAGCAGAACCAGAAACAAAGAGGGTCAAG CTCCATCACGCTGATGACAGCTTCCTGGTCCTCACTACAGATGGAATTAACTTCATGGTGAACAGTCAAGAGATTTGTGACTTTGTCAATCAGTGCCATGATCCCAATGAAGCAGCCCATGCAGTGATTGAACAG GCAATACAGTTTGGTACTGAAGATAACAGTACTGCAGTAGTAGTGCCTTTTGGTGCCTGGGGGAAATACAAGAGCTCTAAAATCAACTTCTCATTCAGCAGAAGCTTTGCCTCCAGTGGACGATGGGCGTGA